One window of the Syngnathus typhle isolate RoL2023-S1 ecotype Sweden linkage group LG21, RoL_Styp_1.0, whole genome shotgun sequence genome contains the following:
- the LOC133145177 gene encoding protein mono-ADP-ribosyltransferase PARP11-like gives MCWFWHPFIETSAMLATRTAEDESLEMEDMDTLEPDWCWFYLAECGVWHMFEIDPSAACNVTSAQIEQCYSRNQRGIMEFYTAKYTYRLDFSVMRQVNLTTGKQRPIKRSLHSTTGFRFICDNLALPVPCHWERINTDEPYQLVHLSRDTYEFKEVSRLYERTMDRAIKSIQRIQNLDLWEFFCRKKMQLRKVKRTFDIEERMLFHGTGCNNIQAICMFNFDWRLTGSNGDVYGKGSYFARDAKYSSKFCLNTSKHNSNLHRHGLSVPIFASEPSYKSMFLARVLVGEYTLGHPLYCRPPSKDTSLTNFFDSCVDDMANPKIYVIFDSNQIYPEYLIEFY, from the exons ATGTGTTGGTTTTGGCATCCATTTATTGAAACTAGCGCAATGTTAGCCACCAGAACGGCTGAGGATGAGtccctggagatggaggatatGGACACCCTGGAGCCAGACTGGTGCTGGTTCTACCTGGCCGAGTGTGGGGTGTGGCACATGTTTGAG ATCGACCCGAGCGCTGCTTGCAACGTGACCAGCGCCCAGATTGAGCAGTGCTACAGCCGGAACCAACGCGGCATCATGGAGTTTTACACGGCCAAGTACACATACCGACTGGACTTCTCGG TCATGCGGCAGGTCAACTTGACGACTGGGAAGCAGCGGCCAATCAAGCGCTCCCTCCACTCCACAACCGGCTTCAG GTTTATTTGCGACAACCTGGCCTTGCCCGTGCCGTGTCACTGGGAGAGGATCAACACGGACGAGCCCTATCAG CTAGTCCATTTGAGCCGAGACACCTACGAGTTTAAAGAAGTTTCCCGGCTGTACGAAAGGACCATGGATCGAGCCATTAAATCCATCCAGAGGATTCAGAACTTGGATTTGTGGGAATTCTTTTGCAG GAAGAAAATGCAACTGAGAAAAGTGAAGCGCACTTTTGATATCGAGGAGCGAATGCTTTTCCACGGCAcgggatgcaacaacatccaggCCATATGCATGTTTAATTTTGATTGGCGGCTCACGGGAAGCAACGGAGACGTATATGGAAAAG GTAGCTACTTCGCCCGGGACGCCAAGTACTCCAGTAAGTTCTGCCTCAACACCAGCAAGCACAACAGCAACCTGCACCGGCATGGGCTGTCGGTGCCCATCTTCGCTAGTGAACCGTCGTATAAGAGCATGTTCCTGGCGCGAGTGCTGGTGGGCGAGTACACGCTGGGCCACCCGCTCTACTGCCGCCCGCCTTCCAAGGACACCAGCCTCACCAATTTCTTCGACAGTTGCGTGGACGACATGGCCAACCCGAAAATCTACGTCATCTTCGACAGCAATCAGATCTACCCGGAATACCTGATCGAGTTCTATTGA